In Romeriopsis navalis LEGE 11480, one genomic interval encodes:
- a CDS encoding pentapeptide repeat-containing protein, translated as MLSRFKAQVLSCLVALLLLLIPVMTQAQPAYAAASTAAAGSLSDFENGNLDGKDLSGRDLNGAQFANARLKGTKFDKTNLIGAVFSTSTVRETSFQGADLTQTIFDQVRIFDTDFSNAILADAMLLRAELTNVTVDGADFSDALLSPLQVKTLCANASGTNPTTGMDTRETLGCR; from the coding sequence ATGCTGTCCCGATTCAAAGCTCAGGTTTTATCTTGTCTAGTGGCGCTGCTATTGCTGCTCATACCCGTAATGACCCAGGCACAACCAGCCTATGCTGCTGCTTCAACAGCCGCCGCAGGCAGCTTATCCGACTTTGAAAATGGCAATCTCGACGGCAAAGACCTCTCCGGACGCGACCTCAATGGCGCCCAGTTCGCCAATGCCCGGCTCAAAGGCACCAAGTTTGACAAAACGAACCTAATTGGCGCGGTCTTCAGTACGTCAACGGTACGGGAAACAAGTTTTCAAGGGGCTGACTTAACACAAACGATCTTTGACCAAGTTCGCATCTTTGATACCGACTTTAGTAACGCAATTTTGGCAGATGCCATGCTACTGCGGGCTGAATTGACGAATGTGACAGTCGATGGTGCCGATTTTAGCGATGCGCTGCTTTCACCACTTCAAGTCAAAACACTCTGTGCCAACGCCAGCGGCACCAATCCCACGACGGGCATGGACACGCGCGAAACTTTGGGCTGCCGCTAG